The proteins below come from a single Archangium lipolyticum genomic window:
- a CDS encoding M23 family metallopeptidase, giving the protein MAAPNIAIQIEPSESGKAVYLPLAATTATGKTMVKLVLRLRLENKGSGTVKVKAIRFSFPGSSQPAMDMQGVNMDGGLDLDAGETATWSNGMVDLDPDPDVKNIINNSVYLTGAAPSQVKVEVTCKDFSEPATVTLSLAAHQSPVAGEAYRFPYAAGELRDDEYYQTSAVHWANGGAGGTQIFAHDIGVVGWDSKAKKWSGLLPGGDRLKNEDYRIWNKPIRAMADGTVEAWSDGMEDNTLSADEDGNLQFPVPTPSPVGGNTLTVRHGTELVTYCHLRKGSMPEELKKKGTPVSEGQLLGRAGNTGNSTNPHTHIQSVRASDSALRPLPFRDASVIEFGKLSPPSADGPWFRLQGHGIPKDAVAIWPASTSPGFPVPMVGISMEGDWANSYFIRPDLPSFQKTAQDLFDQKGRRLIRATTFLEKGVRRWVGISRAGDWANQWWVSPSLAHFQKTAQDLFDQKGLRLIYVSSFVEGGKRSWIGISRGGDWANRLIIQDDLASFSKEAQHLFDDQGLRLIHVMTWLEGGKRRWLGISRAGSWANKWWISPDLGHFSTRAQQLFDNEGKRLVHVTTYQEGSKRRWVGISRSGTWANRWFHRSDLDSFGLEAQRLFDDKHLRLVHVEPLE; this is encoded by the coding sequence ATGGCTGCCCCAAATATCGCCATCCAGATCGAACCCTCTGAATCGGGAAAGGCCGTCTACCTGCCCCTCGCCGCGACGACAGCGACCGGCAAGACGATGGTGAAGCTCGTGCTGCGGCTCCGGCTGGAGAACAAGGGCAGCGGCACGGTGAAGGTGAAGGCCATCCGCTTCTCCTTCCCCGGCTCATCGCAACCCGCCATGGACATGCAGGGCGTGAACATGGATGGCGGCCTCGACCTCGACGCGGGCGAGACCGCCACCTGGTCCAACGGGATGGTGGACCTGGATCCAGACCCGGACGTGAAGAACATCATCAACAATTCCGTGTACCTGACCGGCGCCGCCCCCTCGCAGGTGAAGGTCGAGGTGACCTGCAAGGATTTCTCGGAGCCCGCGACGGTCACCCTGTCACTGGCGGCACATCAGAGCCCTGTCGCCGGGGAGGCCTACCGCTTCCCCTACGCGGCTGGCGAGCTGCGCGACGACGAGTACTACCAGACCTCCGCCGTCCACTGGGCCAACGGCGGCGCGGGGGGGACGCAGATCTTCGCGCATGACATCGGCGTCGTGGGCTGGGACAGCAAGGCCAAGAAGTGGTCCGGCCTCCTGCCTGGCGGTGACAGGCTGAAGAACGAGGACTACCGCATCTGGAACAAGCCCATCCGGGCCATGGCGGACGGTACCGTCGAGGCCTGGTCCGATGGCATGGAGGACAACACCCTCTCCGCCGACGAGGATGGCAACCTCCAGTTCCCCGTCCCGACGCCCTCGCCGGTGGGTGGCAACACCCTCACCGTCAGGCACGGCACCGAGCTGGTGACGTACTGCCACCTGCGCAAGGGCTCCATGCCCGAGGAGCTGAAGAAGAAGGGCACGCCCGTGTCGGAAGGCCAATTGCTGGGGCGCGCCGGCAATACGGGCAACAGCACGAATCCGCACACGCACATCCAGAGCGTCCGCGCCTCCGACTCGGCGCTGCGGCCCTTGCCGTTCCGCGACGCCTCGGTGATCGAATTCGGCAAGCTCTCGCCGCCGAGCGCCGACGGCCCGTGGTTCCGGCTCCAGGGTCACGGCATCCCCAAGGACGCCGTCGCCATCTGGCCCGCTTCCACGTCACCGGGCTTCCCCGTGCCAATGGTCGGCATCTCCATGGAGGGCGACTGGGCCAACTCCTACTTCATCCGTCCCGACCTCCCCAGCTTCCAGAAGACGGCGCAGGACCTGTTCGACCAGAAGGGCCGGCGGCTCATCCGCGCGACGACCTTCCTGGAGAAGGGCGTGCGCCGCTGGGTCGGCATCTCGCGCGCTGGCGACTGGGCCAACCAGTGGTGGGTCAGCCCGAGCCTGGCCCACTTCCAGAAGACGGCGCAGGACCTGTTCGACCAGAAGGGGCTGCGGCTGATCTACGTCAGCAGCTTCGTCGAGGGCGGCAAGCGCTCGTGGATCGGCATCTCGCGCGGCGGTGACTGGGCCAATCGCCTCATCATCCAGGACGACCTGGCCAGCTTCTCCAAGGAGGCCCAACACCTGTTCGACGACCAGGGCCTGCGCCTCATCCACGTCATGACCTGGCTGGAGGGCGGCAAGCGCCGGTGGCTCGGGATTTCACGCGCCGGCTCCTGGGCGAACAAATGGTGGATCAGCCCGGACCTGGGACACTTCTCCACCCGCGCGCAGCAGCTCTTCGACAACGAGGGCAAGCGCCTCGTCCACGTGACGACGTACCAGGAGGGCTCCAAGCGCAGGTGGGTGGGAATCTCGCGCTCCGGCACCTGGGCCAACCGCTGGTTCCACCGCTCCGATCTGGACTCCTTCGGCCTCGAGGCCCAGCGCCTCTTCGACGACAAGCACCTGCGCCTGGTGCACGTGGAGCCACTCGAATAG
- the thiM gene encoding hydroxyethylthiazole kinase translates to MDLSAGVWESLRRVRERSPLVHNITNYVVMNNTANALLAVGASPAMVHAREEVADFAAISQALVVNIGTLSSHWVEGMHLAIQSARRSQVPWVLDPVGAGATRYRTTTAAELARQAPAVIRGNASEVLAVAGEAEATRGVDSTQSSEDSLEAARRLASSLGTVVAVTGRTDFITDGSRVVAVENGHPLMPRVTGMGCTASALVGAFLAVEPDAVLAAAQALTVLGIAGELAAEHSKGPGSLQLHLLDALYMLDEVTVRARARVR, encoded by the coding sequence TTGGACCTGAGCGCAGGCGTCTGGGAGTCGTTGAGGCGGGTGCGGGAGCGGTCGCCGCTCGTGCACAACATCACCAACTACGTCGTGATGAACAACACGGCCAATGCCCTGCTCGCCGTGGGAGCGTCGCCCGCCATGGTGCACGCGCGCGAGGAGGTGGCGGACTTCGCGGCCATCTCGCAGGCGCTGGTGGTGAACATCGGCACGCTCTCTTCGCACTGGGTGGAGGGCATGCATCTGGCCATCCAATCCGCGCGCCGCTCGCAGGTGCCCTGGGTGTTGGATCCCGTGGGCGCCGGGGCCACGCGCTACCGCACCACCACCGCGGCCGAGCTGGCGCGCCAGGCTCCGGCCGTCATCCGCGGCAACGCCTCGGAGGTGCTCGCGGTGGCCGGCGAGGCGGAGGCCACGCGCGGGGTGGACAGCACCCAGTCCTCCGAGGACTCGCTCGAGGCGGCTCGGCGGCTGGCCTCCAGTCTGGGCACCGTGGTGGCCGTCACCGGCCGGACGGACTTCATCACCGATGGCTCCCGCGTGGTGGCGGTGGAGAACGGCCACCCGCTCATGCCCCGGGTGACGGGCATGGGGTGCACGGCGTCCGCGCTCGTGGGCGCCTTCCTGGCGGTGGAGCCCGACGCGGTGCTGGCCGCCGCGCAGGCCCTCACCGTGCTGGGGATCGCGGGCGAGCTCGCCGCCGAGCACTCCAAGGGACCGGGCTCCTTGCAGCTGCACCTGTTGGACGCGCTCTACATGTTGGACGAGGTCACCGTGCGGGCCCGTGCCCGCGTGCGCTGA
- a CDS encoding SH3 domain-containing protein encodes MPYPRLVFATLVLLLCQSAPVFAAAPPKAEQHRITLASGVKIRATPAAGGQEVTRLPIGTELRELERSERQETVGDKTDHWYRVATAEGKEGWVFGAFVRPFDPEQRVGIYLQIASQRMEDQNASFLDRADVANFLKRVTEKETDKAKLAMLELARWRAVSWALEAITPDLPQTVYEPWAKRQGEALVNSELSGGWILKSGFLWKLEEKYRGLPEAEAFAWDAVKAPIEGECEGYAPCSLNLAQTMEGEYLRRYPAGPHAEEALKGLSEVLTLDESITELDKDGRAELHKELKALEKALAKVKPEQKKTVVEKIKAMRKATGG; translated from the coding sequence GTGCCGTATCCGCGCCTCGTCTTCGCCACCCTCGTCCTGCTGTTGTGCCAGAGCGCGCCCGTGTTCGCGGCCGCGCCGCCGAAGGCGGAGCAGCACCGCATCACCCTGGCCTCGGGGGTGAAGATTCGCGCCACGCCCGCCGCTGGCGGGCAGGAGGTGACCCGGCTCCCCATCGGCACGGAGCTGCGCGAGCTCGAGCGCTCCGAGCGGCAGGAAACGGTGGGGGACAAGACGGACCACTGGTACCGCGTCGCCACGGCCGAGGGGAAGGAGGGCTGGGTGTTCGGAGCCTTCGTCCGGCCCTTCGACCCGGAGCAGCGGGTGGGTATCTATCTGCAGATCGCCAGTCAGCGCATGGAGGACCAGAATGCGTCCTTTCTGGACCGGGCGGATGTGGCCAACTTCCTGAAGCGTGTGACGGAGAAGGAGACCGACAAGGCGAAGCTGGCGATGTTGGAGCTGGCGCGCTGGCGTGCGGTGAGCTGGGCGCTGGAAGCCATCACCCCGGACCTGCCACAGACGGTGTACGAGCCCTGGGCGAAGCGGCAGGGCGAGGCGCTGGTGAACAGCGAGCTGTCGGGAGGGTGGATCCTGAAGAGCGGCTTCCTGTGGAAGCTCGAGGAGAAGTACCGGGGCCTGCCCGAGGCCGAGGCGTTCGCCTGGGATGCGGTGAAGGCGCCCATCGAGGGCGAGTGCGAGGGATATGCGCCGTGCAGCCTGAACCTGGCCCAGACGATGGAGGGCGAGTACCTGCGGCGCTACCCCGCCGGGCCGCATGCGGAGGAAGCCCTGAAGGGGCTCTCGGAGGTGCTGACCCTGGACGAAAGCATCACCGAGCTGGACAAGGACGGACGCGCCGAGCTGCACAAGGAGCTGAAGGCGCTGGAGAAGGCGCTCGCCAAGGTGAAGCCCGAGCAGAAGAAGACGGTCGTGGAGAAGATCAAGGCCATGCGGAAGGCCACGGGCGGCTGA
- a CDS encoding SRPBCC family protein has protein sequence MAIKIGIAVLVLVVGAIAFISTRPDSFRIERSARISAPPEVVFAMINDFHQWGQWSPYDKLDPNMKRSFEGPTAGPGASYSWNGNDKAGAGRMTILESTPGERVYLKLEFLRPFEATNTTTFTLTKSEAGTQVSWIMEGKNNFMGKAFSAFMDMDALVGKDFEKGLADLDTAARAEALKRGQTAQALAQEAAATPVP, from the coding sequence ATGGCCATCAAGATCGGAATCGCCGTCCTCGTGCTCGTCGTCGGAGCGATCGCCTTCATCAGCACGCGCCCGGACAGCTTCCGCATCGAGCGGAGCGCCCGGATCAGCGCGCCCCCGGAGGTCGTCTTCGCGATGATCAACGACTTCCACCAGTGGGGTCAGTGGTCGCCCTACGACAAGCTCGACCCGAACATGAAGAGGAGCTTCGAGGGTCCCACGGCGGGCCCGGGTGCCAGCTACTCCTGGAACGGAAACGACAAGGCCGGAGCGGGGCGCATGACGATCCTGGAGAGCACGCCCGGCGAGCGCGTCTACCTCAAGCTCGAGTTCCTCAGGCCCTTCGAGGCCACGAACACGACGACCTTCACGCTCACGAAGTCCGAGGCGGGGACCCAGGTGAGCTGGATCATGGAAGGGAAGAACAACTTCATGGGCAAGGCGTTCTCGGCCTTCATGGACATGGACGCGCTGGTGGGCAAGGACTTCGAGAAGGGCCTTGCCGACCTGGACACCGCCGCGCGAGCCGAGGCGCTGAAGCGGGGGCAGACCGCACAGGCCCTGGCCCAGGAGGCCGCGGCCACCCCGGTGCCCTGA
- a CDS encoding carboxypeptidase regulatory-like domain-containing protein, whose product MKPQSAVPLYRMALVALVLLCLPGSAWAQVALSGQVKFADGSVLSGATVSASPTSGGSSLYATSDASGLYVLNLIPGTYNISVQFTSPGFYGSQRVVQSHTVGSSATLNLTLSDILLTGRVLNASGQPVAGVQLSGYGYSMEGSNYLSPTSGSDGRFTVRMIPGTYSSMQLTPPTGSPYAITSLPNETFSVSTSKDFVLTNAVILSGQVKFADGSGVSGATVSASSTSGGPSLYATSDALGAYSLNVAPGTYNISVQFTSPGFYGSQRVVQSHTVSNSTTLNLTLSDILLNGRVLDASGQPVAGVQLSGYGYSMEGSNYLSPTSGSDGRFTVRMLPGTYSSMQLTPPASSPYAITSLPNETFSVSTSKDFVLTNAFKLSGQVKFADGSGVSGATVSANPTSGSSSQYTTSDASGLYSLNLSPGTYNISVQFNSPGFYGSQRVVQSYTFSASTTLNLTLSDILLNGRVLNTSGQPVAGAQLSGYGYSMEGSNYLSPTSGSDGRFTVRMLPGTYSSMQLNPASGSGYLQTPLPNETFSTSGSSEYVIADLDECGYNNGGCSENAICTNIPGSRTCACKPGYSGDGFTCAAAPARVILNEILANEPGSTTSGEFVEVVNVGGTSIDIGGWTLSDATAVRHTFAAGTVLAPGKALVVFGGASGIPVGLSNAVGASTGTLNLANTTDTVTLKNTANASIDSYTYSSSLASADGVSMNRSPDATVGAGFVLHNTLSSLTASAGKRSNGTAF is encoded by the coding sequence TTGAAGCCCCAGTCCGCCGTCCCGCTCTACCGAATGGCCCTCGTGGCCCTGGTCCTGCTGTGCCTGCCCGGCTCCGCCTGGGCGCAGGTTGCCCTCAGCGGGCAGGTGAAGTTCGCCGATGGCAGCGTGTTGTCCGGGGCGACGGTGTCCGCCAGCCCCACCTCGGGCGGCTCCTCGCTGTACGCCACCTCGGATGCCTCGGGCCTGTACGTGTTGAACCTGATCCCCGGCACCTACAACATCAGCGTCCAGTTCACCTCGCCCGGCTTCTATGGCTCGCAGCGGGTGGTGCAGTCGCACACCGTCGGCAGCAGCGCCACGCTGAACCTGACGCTCTCGGACATCCTGCTCACCGGCCGCGTTCTCAATGCCAGTGGCCAGCCCGTCGCGGGCGTCCAGCTGTCGGGCTACGGGTACAGCATGGAGGGCAGCAACTACCTGTCGCCCACCTCCGGCTCGGATGGGCGGTTCACGGTGCGCATGATTCCGGGCACCTACTCCTCCATGCAGCTCACGCCTCCCACCGGAAGTCCCTATGCCATCACGTCCTTGCCCAACGAGACGTTCTCCGTCTCCACCAGCAAGGACTTCGTCCTCACCAACGCGGTCATCCTCAGCGGGCAGGTGAAGTTCGCCGATGGCAGCGGAGTGTCCGGGGCGACGGTATCCGCCAGCTCCACCTCGGGCGGCCCCTCGCTGTACGCCACCTCGGATGCCCTGGGCGCGTACTCGCTGAACGTGGCTCCTGGCACCTACAACATCAGCGTCCAGTTCACCTCGCCCGGCTTCTATGGCTCGCAGCGGGTGGTGCAGTCTCATACCGTCAGCAACAGCACCACGCTGAACCTGACGCTCTCCGACATCCTGCTCAATGGCCGTGTCCTCGATGCCAGTGGCCAGCCCGTCGCGGGCGTTCAGCTGTCGGGCTACGGGTACAGCATGGAAGGCAGCAACTACCTGTCGCCCACCTCCGGCTCGGATGGGCGGTTCACGGTGCGCATGCTCCCGGGCACCTACTCCTCCATGCAGCTCACGCCCCCCGCGAGCAGCCCCTATGCCATCACGTCCTTGCCCAACGAGACGTTCTCCGTCTCCACCAGCAAGGACTTCGTCCTCACCAACGCGTTCAAGCTCAGCGGGCAGGTGAAGTTCGCCGATGGCAGCGGGGTGTCCGGGGCGACGGTGTCCGCCAACCCCACCTCGGGCAGCTCCTCGCAGTACACCACCTCGGATGCCTCCGGCCTGTACTCGCTGAACCTGAGCCCTGGCACCTACAACATCAGCGTCCAGTTCAACTCGCCCGGCTTCTATGGCTCGCAGCGGGTGGTGCAGTCCTACACGTTCAGCGCCAGCACCACGTTGAACCTGACGCTCTCCGACATCCTGCTCAATGGCCGTGTCCTCAACACCAGTGGCCAGCCCGTCGCGGGCGCTCAGTTGTCGGGCTACGGGTACAGCATGGAGGGCAGCAACTACCTGTCGCCCACCTCCGGCTCGGACGGACGGTTCACGGTGCGTATGCTCCCGGGCACCTATTCCTCCATGCAGCTCAATCCCGCCTCGGGGTCCGGCTACCTGCAGACGCCTCTTCCCAACGAGACGTTCTCCACCTCCGGTAGCAGCGAGTACGTCATCGCCGACCTCGACGAGTGTGGGTACAACAATGGCGGGTGCAGCGAGAACGCCATCTGCACCAATATTCCGGGCTCCCGCACGTGCGCCTGCAAGCCGGGCTACAGCGGAGATGGCTTCACCTGCGCGGCGGCTCCCGCGCGCGTCATCCTCAATGAGATTCTCGCCAACGAGCCCGGCTCCACGACTTCCGGCGAGTTCGTCGAGGTGGTCAACGTGGGCGGCACCTCCATCGACATCGGCGGATGGACGCTCTCGGACGCCACGGCCGTGCGTCACACCTTCGCTGCCGGCACGGTGCTGGCTCCCGGCAAGGCGCTGGTGGTGTTCGGCGGGGCCTCCGGCATCCCCGTGGGCCTGTCCAACGCCGTGGGCGCCTCCACCGGGACGCTCAACCTGGCCAACACCACCGACACGGTCACCCTGAAGAACACGGCCAACGCCAGCATCGACAGCTACACCTATTCCAGCTCGCTGGCCTCGGCGGATGGCGTGTCGATGAACCGGAGCCCGGATGCCACCGTGGGGGCCGGGTTCGTGCTGCACAACACCCTCTCCTCGCTCACGGCCTCGGCGGGCAAGCGCAGCAACGGCACCGCCTTCTGA
- the thiE gene encoding thiamine phosphate synthase produces the protein MPRRVPDLSVYLVTDRSLSRGRELVDVVLSAVRGGATVVQLREKDAPARETLELGRVLLQRLRPLGVPLIVNDRVDLALALGADGVHVGQGDLPPEVARRLLGPDALVGLSITGPGDLSTLDPSVVDYAGVGPLFPTTSKADATPALGLEAFARLRRQLPVPVVAIGGITSANAADVIAAGADGVSVVSAICSADDCEVAASTLARAVREGRFRSGARSP, from the coding sequence ATGCCCCGCCGAGTGCCCGACCTGTCCGTCTACCTCGTCACGGATCGCTCCCTGTCGCGCGGGCGCGAGCTGGTGGACGTGGTGCTCTCCGCCGTACGGGGCGGAGCCACCGTGGTGCAGCTGCGCGAGAAGGACGCTCCGGCGCGCGAGACGCTGGAGCTGGGCCGGGTGCTGCTGCAGCGGCTCCGGCCGCTCGGGGTGCCGCTCATCGTCAATGACCGGGTGGACCTGGCGCTGGCGCTGGGCGCCGACGGCGTCCACGTGGGACAAGGCGACCTGCCGCCCGAGGTGGCCAGGCGCCTGCTCGGGCCCGACGCCCTGGTGGGGCTCTCCATTACCGGGCCGGGAGACCTGTCCACGTTGGACCCCTCGGTGGTGGACTACGCGGGCGTGGGACCGCTCTTCCCCACCACCTCCAAGGCGGACGCCACCCCGGCGCTCGGACTGGAGGCGTTCGCCCGCTTGCGGCGCCAGCTGCCCGTCCCGGTCGTCGCCATCGGTGGCATCACCTCCGCCAACGCCGCGGACGTCATCGCCGCGGGAGCGGACGGCGTCTCGGTGGTGTCCGCCATCTGCTCCGCGGACGACTGCGAGGTGGCCGCGAGCACCCTCGCCAGGGCCGTCCGGGAGGGACGGTTCCGCTCGGGGGCTCGCTCTCCCTGA